Proteins from one Chitinophaga oryzae genomic window:
- a CDS encoding ring-cleaving dioxygenase, giving the protein MEKQIQGLHHITAIAGDAQRNYDFYTKVLGLRMVKKTVNFDDPGTYHFYYGDEQGTPGTILTFFPWEHITPGHTGTGMATEITYAVPPGSLEAWKERLSRFNVPVSGIQERFGEAYLSFTDPDGLQLNLTVPKVPDTRAPWQTADVKADIATRGFHSTTLSLKEIDATANVLTDIFGYRLLSQEGDRYRFITDAVPQAGIIDLLAVPDGQRGFNGAGTNHHVAFRVANDTIQMEYHEKIMSKGLQITPKIDRDYFYSLYFREPGGVLFEIATDNPGFTVDEPLDKLGSGLKLPKQYEPARKEIEKILPVLK; this is encoded by the coding sequence ATGGAAAAACAAATACAGGGGCTTCATCATATTACCGCTATCGCGGGCGATGCCCAACGCAACTATGATTTTTATACCAAAGTCCTCGGCCTCAGGATGGTCAAAAAGACCGTCAACTTTGACGATCCGGGCACTTATCATTTCTACTATGGCGATGAGCAGGGTACTCCCGGAACGATCCTGACTTTCTTCCCATGGGAGCATATCACTCCCGGCCATACCGGGACAGGCATGGCTACGGAAATTACTTATGCCGTTCCTCCAGGCAGCCTGGAAGCGTGGAAAGAGCGGTTGTCCCGTTTTAATGTTCCCGTTTCCGGCATACAGGAACGTTTTGGCGAAGCCTATCTTTCTTTCACGGACCCTGACGGGCTTCAGCTGAACCTGACAGTACCCAAAGTGCCGGATACAAGGGCGCCCTGGCAAACAGCCGATGTAAAGGCGGATATTGCCACCCGCGGTTTCCACAGCACCACTTTGTCCTTAAAGGAAATAGACGCTACCGCGAATGTGCTCACGGATATCTTTGGTTACCGATTGCTTTCCCAGGAGGGCGACCGTTACCGCTTCATTACCGATGCGGTGCCGCAGGCCGGTATTATCGATTTGCTGGCGGTGCCCGACGGGCAGCGTGGTTTCAACGGCGCCGGTACCAACCACCATGTGGCTTTCAGGGTAGCGAATGATACTATCCAGATGGAATACCACGAGAAGATCATGAGCAAAGGCTTACAGATCACGCCTAAAATTGACAGGGATTATTTTTATTCTCTTTATTTCAGAGAGCCGGGCGGAGTACTGTTTGAAATCGCCACCGACAATCCGGGGTTCACGGTAGACGAGCCGCTTGACAAACTCGGTTCCGGCCTTAAACTCCCCAAACAGTATGAACCTGCCAGGAAAGAGATAGAAAAAATATTACCGGTATTGAAATAA
- a CDS encoding pirin family protein codes for MAQYIFHKADTRGHDYHDWLDSKKTFSFGDYYNPRRMGFGALRVLNDDILPGGKGFGRHPHDNMEIISIPLRGSLKHEDSAGNKAIAAAGALQVMHAGSGLFHSEYNNSQDEEAEFLQIWLYPETLNTPPRYTLGDLPADAGKDRLHTFIAPDKADSIYVRKDVWFSTGRFAHGASFSYPVHLEHNGVYVFVIAGRFSIDGKALEARDGLGIWDTAGIEVKALSDDAHVLIMEVPMNIHA; via the coding sequence ATGGCACAGTACATTTTTCATAAAGCAGATACCAGGGGGCATGATTATCATGACTGGCTGGACAGCAAGAAAACATTTAGTTTCGGCGATTACTACAATCCCCGCAGGATGGGATTTGGCGCGCTGCGGGTGCTGAATGACGATATTTTGCCAGGTGGTAAGGGCTTTGGCCGCCATCCGCATGACAATATGGAAATTATCAGTATTCCGCTCAGAGGAAGCCTGAAACATGAGGATTCAGCGGGCAACAAAGCCATCGCTGCTGCAGGCGCCCTGCAGGTGATGCATGCCGGCAGCGGCCTGTTTCACAGCGAATACAATAACAGCCAGGATGAGGAGGCTGAGTTCCTGCAGATATGGCTTTACCCGGAAACACTGAACACCCCGCCCCGGTATACCCTGGGCGATTTGCCGGCAGATGCCGGGAAAGACCGGTTGCATACATTTATTGCGCCCGACAAGGCCGATAGCATTTATGTCCGTAAGGATGTATGGTTTAGTACTGGCCGGTTTGCTCACGGCGCTTCTTTTTCCTACCCGGTGCACCTGGAGCATAATGGTGTGTATGTCTTCGTGATAGCGGGCCGTTTCTCCATTGACGGGAAAGCGCTGGAAGCCAGGGATGGCCTGGGCATATGGGATACCGCCGGCATCGAAGTGAAAGCACTGAGTGACGACGCTCATGTCCTGATCATGGAAGTACCAATGAATATTCACGCTTAA
- a CDS encoding alpha/beta fold hydrolase — MNKITVKDGTEIYYKDWGTGQPLVFHHGWPLSSDDWDAQMIFFLNQGFRVIAFDRRGHGRSSQTAVGHDMDTYASDVAELVKALDLKDAVHIGHSTGGGEVIRYVAKYGKGRVAKAVLVSAVTPIMVKNDNNPDGVPMSVFDEIRVNTATNRQQYFQDFTIPFYGYNREGAKKSQGIMDNWWRQGMMGAIKAHYDCIKAFSETDFTEDLKSVDVPVLVMHGEDDQIVPIATTGVKAAQLLKNGQLISYPGFPHGMPTTEAATINADLLAFIKA, encoded by the coding sequence ATGAACAAGATTACAGTAAAAGACGGCACTGAGATTTATTATAAAGACTGGGGTACCGGACAACCGCTGGTATTCCACCATGGCTGGCCTTTGTCCAGCGACGACTGGGATGCGCAGATGATTTTTTTCCTGAACCAGGGTTTCAGGGTGATCGCTTTTGACCGCAGAGGTCATGGCAGATCCAGCCAGACAGCGGTTGGACATGATATGGACACCTACGCATCTGACGTGGCGGAACTGGTAAAAGCCCTCGATTTGAAAGACGCGGTGCATATCGGTCACTCTACTGGTGGCGGAGAGGTGATCCGTTATGTCGCTAAATATGGTAAGGGCCGCGTAGCCAAAGCGGTGCTGGTAAGTGCTGTTACCCCTATCATGGTGAAGAATGACAACAACCCTGACGGTGTTCCGATGTCTGTATTTGATGAAATACGCGTTAACACTGCCACTAACAGGCAGCAGTATTTCCAGGATTTCACCATCCCGTTCTATGGTTATAACCGCGAAGGAGCCAAAAAATCTCAGGGTATTATGGACAACTGGTGGCGCCAGGGAATGATGGGAGCTATCAAAGCGCATTATGACTGTATCAAGGCATTTTCGGAAACTGATTTTACGGAAGATCTTAAAAGTGTGGATGTTCCCGTGCTGGTAATGCATGGCGAAGACGACCAGATCGTACCGATCGCTACTACCGGTGTAAAAGCGGCGCAGCTGTTGAAGAACGGTCAACTGATTTCTTATCCCGGTTTCCCGCACGGCATGCCTACTACAGAGGCTGCTACTATCAATGCGGACCTGCTGGCCTTTATCAAGGCATAA
- a CDS encoding DUF3823 domain-containing protein, which yields MRNCLFIIIVILLAVSCKKDNYAPPGTSFKGRIVYQGEAVNVGHGEVFFELWESGWGKRTPINVGIAQDGSFSSLLFDGTYQLVIPKNQGPFLSLPDGASHTDTTLLQLKGDRTMDIEVLPYYMIRNAKLSAGGRQITASCKLEKIVTDTRAWNVERVTLYVNRTQFVDGINNIANQTINGSDIRDPANITIQLNVPAINPVQSSVFVRVGVKVEGVEDMLFSPVIEQKL from the coding sequence ATGAGAAACTGCTTATTTATCATCATCGTTATACTGCTGGCCGTTTCCTGTAAAAAGGACAATTACGCCCCTCCCGGCACCAGTTTTAAAGGCCGTATCGTTTACCAGGGAGAGGCAGTGAATGTAGGTCACGGCGAAGTGTTTTTTGAACTGTGGGAATCCGGCTGGGGAAAACGTACGCCCATCAACGTGGGGATAGCGCAGGACGGTTCCTTTTCTTCACTGCTGTTCGACGGTACCTATCAACTGGTCATCCCTAAAAACCAGGGGCCTTTTCTCTCCCTGCCGGATGGCGCCAGTCATACCGATACCACACTACTGCAGCTGAAAGGAGATCGTACCATGGACATAGAAGTGCTGCCTTATTATATGATCAGGAACGCCAAACTGAGCGCCGGTGGACGGCAGATAACGGCCAGCTGTAAACTGGAGAAGATCGTTACGGACACCCGCGCCTGGAACGTAGAGCGTGTGACGTTGTACGTGAACCGGACGCAGTTTGTAGATGGTATCAATAACATCGCCAATCAAACCATTAACGGCAGTGATATCCGGGACCCGGCGAATATTACGATACAGCTGAACGTGCCTGCCATCAACCCGGTGCAGTCATCGGTGTTTGTGCGGGTGGGCGTGAAAGTGGAAGGTGTGGAGGATATGTTGTTTTCGCCGGTAATAGAACAAAAATTGTAA
- a CDS encoding RagB/SusD family nutrient uptake outer membrane protein, whose protein sequence is MRTYGFYILLMLTLFGCVKSNDDFLDRSPSNILLDEQVWKDEVLVLSLIADLYNRYPDYQTIENWSEFAAFDEAFASESGQYGRHKNQQYGYGAWGFWDYGYVRALNLFIEKCTKASQLKPESRDRFLAEARFLRANVYFELVKRMGGVPLVLEPLTYDYQGDPSALRRPREKESAIYDFVIKEMDAVMQVLPNDANIKSRATKGLALAVKARAALYAASIAKYGATTPQVSLPGGEVGIPASMAAGYYQTALAAAQQLINSGKYALYNKKPDNLSDNFAALFYDKGGNPEVIFVKDFKLQSGTVQEWTLANQPRSLAEEQQGGRLNPSLNLVQSFEKLDNTFAPFVTNAANGDYIYYDKPEDMFAGRDARLAGTVILPGTEFKSKKVDIWAGYILKDGSIVTANNFGGQAMLGGNRVQVVGFDGPIDNLEFSAQTGFYVRKYQDPAVGSGRIGTKSEVWWVRYRYAEVLLNAAEAAFELGDNNTAAGYLNQVRARAGFTIPLTPADVTFDRIVHERRVELAFEGHQLWDMKRWRLAHVVWDGLSTDLTTHPEKARSTSTRVFGLLPYRIYNPGTSQDGKWVFKKVIPSNVTSAHQFRLGNYYSYIGDDIRNNNPLVTKNPNH, encoded by the coding sequence ATGAGAACGTATGGTTTTTATATACTGCTGATGTTGACTTTATTCGGGTGTGTGAAGAGCAATGACGACTTCCTGGACCGTTCGCCCAGCAATATCCTGCTGGACGAGCAGGTGTGGAAAGACGAGGTGTTGGTACTGTCATTGATCGCGGATCTTTATAACCGTTATCCCGATTATCAGACCATTGAGAACTGGTCTGAATTTGCCGCGTTCGACGAGGCGTTTGCCTCCGAGTCCGGACAGTACGGCCGGCATAAAAATCAGCAATATGGCTATGGCGCCTGGGGGTTCTGGGATTATGGTTATGTGCGGGCGCTGAACCTGTTCATCGAAAAATGCACAAAAGCCAGTCAGCTGAAGCCCGAGTCCAGGGACCGTTTCCTGGCAGAAGCCCGCTTCCTGCGCGCCAATGTGTACTTTGAGCTGGTGAAACGTATGGGCGGCGTGCCGCTGGTATTGGAACCGCTGACCTATGATTACCAGGGCGATCCCAGCGCACTCCGAAGGCCCCGGGAGAAAGAATCCGCCATCTATGATTTTGTAATAAAAGAGATGGACGCCGTCATGCAGGTATTGCCCAACGATGCCAATATTAAGAGCAGGGCCACCAAAGGGCTGGCGCTGGCGGTGAAAGCCCGTGCCGCCCTGTATGCTGCATCCATCGCCAAATACGGCGCCACCACGCCGCAGGTATCGCTGCCGGGCGGGGAGGTGGGTATCCCCGCGTCCATGGCGGCCGGTTATTACCAGACCGCACTGGCTGCCGCGCAGCAACTGATTAACAGCGGCAAATACGCGCTGTACAACAAAAAACCGGATAATCTCTCTGATAATTTTGCCGCACTGTTTTATGATAAAGGCGGTAACCCGGAAGTGATTTTCGTGAAGGACTTTAAGCTGCAGAGCGGGACAGTACAGGAGTGGACGCTGGCCAATCAACCGCGTTCTCTCGCAGAAGAGCAGCAGGGCGGCCGGTTGAACCCGTCGCTGAACCTGGTACAGTCTTTTGAAAAACTGGACAATACTTTTGCGCCCTTTGTAACCAATGCCGCCAATGGCGATTATATCTACTACGACAAACCGGAAGATATGTTTGCCGGCAGGGATGCTCGTTTAGCCGGTACCGTTATTCTTCCGGGTACAGAATTCAAAAGCAAAAAAGTGGATATCTGGGCCGGGTATATTCTGAAAGACGGCAGTATAGTCACCGCCAATAACTTCGGCGGGCAGGCCATGCTGGGCGGCAACCGTGTACAGGTAGTGGGTTTCGACGGCCCGATTGATAACCTCGAGTTCAGTGCACAGACGGGTTTCTATGTACGTAAATACCAGGACCCTGCCGTAGGCTCGGGCCGCATCGGCACTAAAAGTGAAGTATGGTGGGTGCGTTACCGTTATGCGGAAGTGCTGCTGAACGCGGCGGAAGCGGCTTTTGAGCTGGGCGATAATAATACGGCCGCCGGTTATCTCAACCAGGTGCGGGCCCGTGCAGGTTTTACTATTCCGCTCACGCCGGCTGACGTCACTTTTGATCGTATTGTGCATGAAAGGAGAGTGGAGCTGGCTTTTGAAGGGCATCAGCTATGGGACATGAAACGCTGGCGGCTCGCACACGTCGTGTGGGACGGACTGTCCACCGATTTAACTACGCACCCGGAAAAGGCCCGGTCTACCAGCACCCGCGTGTTCGGCCTGTTGCCTTACCGTATCTATAACCCGGGCACGTCACAGGATGGCAAATGGGTGTTTAAAAAAGTGATCCCCAGTAATGTCACCAGCGCCCATCAGTTCAGGTTGGGCAACTATTATTCCTATATCGGTGATGATATCCGGAATAACAACCCGTTGGTGACCAAAAATCCTAATCATTAA
- a CDS encoding SusC/RagA family TonB-linked outer membrane protein: MKTPLPFPGFARNLPLIAFWLLLLTGIPSFAADIPVTGKVTDEKGSPLPGVSVSVKGTAKGASTNDLGAFSLQVPDEHAILVFSYVGYQRKELPVTPGKPMTVQLDPDNKGLGEVIVVGYGTQRKESVTGAVSAITAKDIERVHGSTVSATLAGKIPGVSFRMPDGRPGASANIQIRNMGNPLYVIDGIQKDAGQFNNISPNDIESITVLKDASAAIYGVRAANGVIVVTTKRGRMGSGNLINVDGYTGWQNWSRFPKTVGAYEWMLGKAEAEMNRENPGTQITPEELEKWKAGTEKGYQSFDWYDFIIKNNAPQRSINVNATGGSENINYYLSVTRLDQKSVLGREFQFSRTNIQSNVDARITKRLKVGVQINGRIEERDNPGVPGGDDYWAPRFALFRNRPTERPYANDNPAYPNDIGHNTENWAVQSKAISGYWTETWRVLQTNLNAEYNTPLKGLTLKGMYSYYFADRLMDGHEYTYDTYTFYPQDSSYRRTGGSSNPWRERGTRKILEQVTQGQANYANTFGRHSIGATVVAERIVRREIDVWLHAVPKNNVLPLIQFADMDTYNDNDDTQARIGYIGRLNYSFADKYFVEVAGRSDASWKFAPDRRWGFFPSVSAGWRITEEDFFRRLLGRNSILSDLKIRASYGELGDDDIGIGAYDYMSGYKYNVSKVILDGQVVVGSADKGVPNNRLSWFVSRITDIGVDYSLWNGKVTGAVDYFYRKRTGLRGPKYDILVPSEVGYSLPEENVNSDAQIGGEISAAYNGKIGQVQFMVGGNFSYSRGRFLQSYKPLWGNSLDHYMTSQENRWSGVYWGFEAIGQFKSQEEINHYPVNVDGKGNKTLLPGDLIYKDVNGDGFIDGHDVRPIGYQTTGNPTIGMGFNIGVRWKGIDFSADFSGGSLYSYSQNWEMRWPYQNNGNLLRQFYDDRWHREDPFDVNSKWIPGRYPALRFNDGGHSNYNKPSTFWLTNVHYIRLRTMELGYTLPQPWLDRIRLKKVRLYLNTYNLFSIDNVRQLGVEPEIIDENGLQYPQNKFINVGFNLTF; this comes from the coding sequence ATGAAAACACCATTACCATTTCCGGGCTTTGCCCGGAACCTACCCCTTATTGCCTTCTGGTTACTACTGTTGACAGGTATACCGTCTTTTGCGGCGGACATCCCTGTCACCGGTAAAGTCACGGACGAAAAAGGCAGTCCGTTGCCCGGTGTCAGCGTAAGCGTGAAAGGCACCGCCAAAGGCGCCTCCACCAATGATCTGGGCGCTTTTTCCCTCCAGGTGCCCGATGAACATGCCATACTCGTTTTTTCCTATGTAGGGTATCAACGGAAAGAACTGCCGGTCACGCCAGGCAAACCCATGACCGTACAGCTGGACCCCGACAACAAAGGGCTGGGAGAAGTCATCGTGGTGGGCTACGGTACCCAGCGAAAAGAGTCCGTGACCGGCGCCGTATCCGCCATCACCGCTAAAGACATAGAGCGGGTGCATGGTTCTACCGTCAGCGCCACGCTGGCCGGCAAGATCCCCGGCGTCAGCTTCCGTATGCCCGACGGCAGGCCCGGCGCTTCCGCCAACATCCAGATCCGTAATATGGGCAACCCGCTGTATGTGATCGACGGCATACAAAAAGATGCCGGTCAGTTTAATAACATATCACCCAACGATATTGAAAGCATTACTGTGCTCAAAGACGCATCCGCTGCTATCTACGGCGTACGTGCCGCCAACGGCGTCATAGTGGTGACCACCAAAAGAGGCCGCATGGGAAGCGGTAACCTGATTAACGTCGACGGTTACACGGGATGGCAGAACTGGTCGCGCTTTCCCAAGACCGTAGGCGCCTATGAATGGATGCTGGGGAAGGCCGAAGCGGAAATGAACCGCGAAAACCCGGGCACGCAGATCACCCCCGAAGAATTGGAAAAATGGAAAGCCGGTACGGAGAAAGGCTACCAGAGCTTCGACTGGTATGACTTTATCATCAAAAACAACGCACCGCAACGCTCCATCAACGTGAATGCTACCGGTGGGTCTGAAAATATCAACTACTATCTTTCCGTTACCCGGTTGGACCAGAAGTCAGTACTGGGCCGTGAGTTTCAGTTTAGTCGTACCAACATCCAGAGTAATGTGGATGCCCGCATCACCAAACGCCTCAAAGTAGGTGTACAGATCAACGGCCGTATCGAAGAACGCGACAACCCCGGCGTACCCGGAGGAGACGACTACTGGGCGCCCCGTTTTGCTCTGTTCCGCAACCGGCCCACAGAGCGGCCTTACGCCAACGATAACCCCGCCTATCCCAATGATATCGGCCACAATACAGAAAACTGGGCGGTACAGTCCAAAGCCATTTCCGGCTATTGGACGGAGACCTGGCGTGTGCTGCAAACCAACTTAAACGCCGAGTACAATACACCGCTCAAAGGACTTACGCTTAAAGGCATGTATTCCTATTATTTTGCCGACCGGCTGATGGACGGGCATGAATATACGTACGACACATATACTTTTTATCCGCAGGACAGCAGCTACCGTCGCACCGGGGGGAGCTCCAACCCGTGGCGCGAAAGAGGCACCCGTAAGATACTGGAACAGGTAACGCAGGGACAGGCCAACTATGCCAATACCTTTGGCAGGCACAGCATCGGCGCTACCGTGGTGGCAGAACGTATCGTCCGCCGCGAGATAGATGTATGGCTGCACGCCGTTCCGAAAAACAATGTGCTGCCCCTGATACAGTTCGCCGATATGGACACCTATAACGATAACGATGATACGCAGGCGCGGATCGGTTACATTGGCCGTCTGAATTACAGCTTCGCAGACAAGTATTTTGTGGAAGTCGCCGGCAGAAGCGACGCCTCCTGGAAGTTCGCACCAGACAGGCGCTGGGGATTCTTTCCTTCTGTATCCGCCGGATGGCGCATTACGGAGGAAGACTTCTTTCGCCGCCTGCTGGGCCGCAACAGCATCCTCTCCGACCTGAAAATCCGCGCTTCTTACGGTGAGCTGGGCGACGATGATATCGGTATCGGCGCTTACGATTACATGTCAGGCTATAAATACAATGTGTCCAAAGTGATCCTCGATGGCCAGGTGGTAGTAGGTTCTGCCGACAAAGGCGTACCCAACAACCGGCTGTCGTGGTTTGTATCCCGCATCACCGATATCGGTGTCGACTACTCGCTGTGGAATGGCAAGGTGACCGGCGCGGTAGATTACTTTTACCGTAAACGTACCGGTCTGCGTGGTCCCAAGTACGACATCCTGGTGCCCAGCGAAGTAGGTTATTCGCTACCGGAAGAAAACGTAAACAGCGACGCGCAGATAGGCGGGGAAATATCCGCTGCCTACAACGGGAAGATTGGCCAGGTGCAGTTTATGGTAGGCGGTAATTTTTCGTACTCCCGTGGCCGTTTCCTTCAATCATACAAGCCGCTGTGGGGCAACTCCCTCGACCATTACATGACTTCACAGGAAAACCGCTGGAGCGGTGTTTACTGGGGCTTTGAAGCTATAGGCCAGTTTAAGTCACAGGAAGAAATCAATCATTACCCGGTGAACGTCGATGGAAAAGGGAATAAGACATTGCTGCCCGGGGACCTGATCTATAAAGATGTCAACGGCGACGGTTTCATCGACGGACATGACGTGCGCCCCATCGGCTACCAGACCACCGGCAACCCCACTATCGGTATGGGCTTTAATATCGGGGTGCGCTGGAAAGGCATCGATTTCTCCGCCGACTTCTCCGGCGGCTCGCTGTATTCCTACTCCCAGAACTGGGAAATGCGCTGGCCTTACCAGAACAATGGCAACCTGCTGAGACAGTTCTACGACGACCGCTGGCACCGCGAGGACCCCTTCGATGTAAACAGCAAATGGATACCCGGCAGATATCCGGCGCTGCGGTTTAATGATGGCGGTCACAGTAACTACAACAAACCTTCCACTTTCTGGCTCACCAACGTGCATTATATCCGCCTGCGTACCATGGAACTGGGCTATACGCTGCCACAGCCCTGGCTGGACAGGATCAGGCTGAAGAAAGTCAGGCTGTACCTCAATACCTACAACCTGTTTTCCATTGATAATGTAAGGCAGCTGGGCGTTGAGCCCGAGATCATTGACGAGAACGGCTTGCAGTATCCGCAAAACAAGTTTATCAACGTTGGTTTCAATCTCACTTTCTAA
- a CDS encoding beta-L-arabinofuranosidase domain-containing protein, with translation MRYSTLFALTSVIVGFIPANAHHSPVSAAFKTPVYQELPLGAVKPRGWLLHQLQIMRDGSSGHLDEVHNKIKNDNGWLGGKGEAWEETPYWLDGAVPLAYLLDDTALKQKVLRYINWTLDHQRPSGYFGPITKAEREKNIAITVNNPEAGEDWWPKMVMLKVLQQYYTATGDSRVVPFLKKYFQYQLQVLKKCPIGQWTEWATSRGADNALVVQWLYRQTKDPSLLELAALIHRQSYPWTNWLGNRNWVIDAAAQQDDHQWMRRHGVNVAMGLKDPAINYQRTGDRHYLDSLHTGFHDLMTLHGLPMGIFSADEDLHGNAPTQGTELCAIVESMFSLEEIIGITGDIRYMDALERMTFNALPTQTTDDYNNKQYFQIANQVQVKKGVFNFSLPFERGMNNVYGLRSGYTCCTANMHQGWTKFASHLWYAAADQGLAALSYSPSEVTAKVGRQQQPVTIVEETAYPFDDQVSFTFRTSGTVEFPLQLRIPAWCREAVITLNGQPLRREKGGQVITLQRAWKNKDQLVLQLPMEVTVSAWGRNSRAVERGPLVYALKLGERWEKAVDEQEGEYFSIFPEGAWNFGLLEKAVKAPVQNFTVHKGKPVTPDFVWNLEHAPVSITTSARKIPAWQLADDVAPQPVTAREGTYKGQTAAEEETITLVPYGCTKVRVVAFPVVR, from the coding sequence ATGCGCTATTCCACGTTGTTCGCACTCACATCCGTTATAGTTGGCTTTATACCGGCGAATGCTCATCATTCGCCGGTTTCTGCTGCCTTTAAAACACCCGTGTACCAGGAGCTGCCGCTGGGTGCGGTAAAACCCCGCGGCTGGCTGCTGCATCAGCTGCAGATCATGCGCGATGGCAGCAGCGGCCATCTTGATGAAGTCCACAACAAAATAAAAAACGATAACGGCTGGCTCGGCGGAAAAGGTGAAGCCTGGGAGGAGACGCCCTACTGGCTGGACGGTGCGGTACCATTGGCATACCTGCTGGATGATACCGCGCTGAAACAAAAAGTGCTACGCTATATTAACTGGACGCTGGATCACCAGCGTCCATCCGGTTATTTTGGCCCTATCACCAAAGCAGAGCGCGAAAAAAATATAGCCATTACTGTTAATAACCCCGAAGCGGGCGAAGACTGGTGGCCCAAAATGGTGATGCTGAAAGTATTGCAGCAGTACTACACCGCCACCGGTGACAGCCGCGTGGTCCCCTTCCTGAAAAAATATTTTCAATACCAGCTGCAGGTGCTGAAGAAATGCCCCATTGGCCAGTGGACGGAATGGGCTACTTCCCGCGGCGCAGACAACGCGCTGGTGGTGCAGTGGCTGTACCGGCAAACCAAAGATCCGTCCCTGCTGGAACTGGCGGCACTGATACACCGTCAGAGCTATCCGTGGACCAACTGGCTTGGCAACCGTAACTGGGTGATAGACGCCGCCGCACAACAGGATGATCACCAGTGGATGCGCCGTCACGGCGTAAACGTGGCCATGGGCCTGAAAGACCCGGCCATAAACTATCAGCGCACCGGCGACCGCCACTACCTCGATTCCCTGCATACCGGCTTTCACGACCTGATGACACTGCACGGCCTGCCCATGGGCATTTTCTCCGCCGATGAAGATCTTCACGGTAACGCCCCTACGCAGGGAACGGAATTGTGCGCCATCGTGGAGTCGATGTTCTCGCTCGAAGAAATCATCGGTATCACCGGCGATATCCGCTACATGGACGCGTTGGAACGTATGACCTTCAACGCGCTTCCCACACAGACAACAGATGATTACAACAACAAACAATACTTCCAGATAGCCAACCAGGTACAGGTAAAGAAAGGCGTGTTCAACTTCTCCCTTCCTTTTGAAAGGGGGATGAACAACGTATACGGCCTGCGCAGCGGGTACACCTGTTGCACCGCCAACATGCACCAGGGCTGGACAAAGTTCGCTTCCCACCTGTGGTATGCCGCCGCTGACCAGGGACTTGCCGCACTGAGCTACAGCCCCAGTGAAGTGACGGCGAAAGTCGGCAGACAGCAGCAGCCGGTCACTATTGTCGAAGAGACGGCCTATCCCTTCGATGACCAGGTGAGCTTTACCTTCCGGACTTCCGGTACCGTAGAATTTCCTTTACAGCTGCGTATTCCGGCCTGGTGCCGCGAGGCGGTGATCACGCTCAACGGGCAGCCGCTGCGCCGCGAAAAAGGCGGGCAGGTCATCACGCTGCAGCGCGCCTGGAAAAACAAGGACCAGTTGGTGTTACAGCTGCCCATGGAGGTCACTGTATCCGCCTGGGGCCGCAACTCCCGCGCCGTGGAAAGAGGTCCGCTCGTATATGCGCTGAAGTTAGGCGAACGTTGGGAGAAAGCGGTCGATGAACAAGAAGGCGAGTATTTCAGCATATTCCCGGAAGGAGCATGGAACTTCGGCCTGTTGGAGAAAGCTGTGAAAGCGCCAGTACAGAACTTTACCGTCCACAAGGGCAAACCTGTCACTCCGGATTTCGTCTGGAACCTCGAACACGCGCCGGTGAGCATTACTACTTCCGCCAGAAAGATACCGGCCTGGCAACTGGCAGACGACGTGGCGCCGCAGCCTGTCACCGCCAGGGAGGGCACTTACAAGGGGCAAACCGCCGCCGAAGAAGAAACGATCACCCTTGTGCCTTACGGCTGCACCAAAGTAAGAGTCGTAGCATTTCCCGTAGTCAGATAG